In Roseofilum capinflatum BLCC-M114, the sequence CAAGCTCAAGAGCAGTTAAATTTGATGGAGAGGGCGATCGCCTCTAGCGACAATGGCATGATTATTACGGATGCGACTCAACCGGATAATCCGGTGGTTTATATCAATCCGGCCTTTGAAAAAATTACCGGCTATTCTATGGAGGAGGTACTCGGTCGGAATTGCCGTTTTCTGCAAGGGAACTACCAAGACCAACTGGCTCTGGGTGAAATCCGTGAAGCGATTGAACAAGCTAGAGAATGCCATGTGGTGCTGCAAAATGTGCGTAAAGATGGTCAACCCTTTTGGAATGAACTGCATATTTCGCCGGTATTTAATCCCCAGGGTCATCTAACCCACTTTATCGGTATTCAGACCGATATTAGCGATCGCAAGCAAGCAGAAGACCAACTCGAACATAACGCCTTTTACGATCATCTCACTAATTTGGCCAACCGGGCCCGATTCATCGAATACCTAGAACAAGCTATTGAGCAAACCCAGAAAGACCCCAATTATCGGTTTGCGGTCTTATTTCTCGATTTAGACGGCTTCAAAAACATCAATGATAGTCTGGGTCACTTGGTGGGAGACCTATTGTTAGTGGCGATCGCCCGTCGTCTCGAAAACTGCCTACGTCCGAGCGATCTGCTCGCCCGACTCGGAGGGGATGAATTTACCATCTTTTTAGATAATATTCACAATCTCCAAGATGCGACCAAAGTCGCCCAAAGAGTTTTGCAAAAACTCTCCCATCCCTTCAACCTTAATGGCAATCAAGTCTTTGCCAATACCAGCATCGGTATTACCTTAAGCACGATTGGATATGACCAACCGGGGGACATTCTCAGAGATGCGGACTTAGCCATGTACCAGGCAAAAACCGCCGGAAAAGGGCGCTATGCTGTCTTTAATACCCTTCTCCATACCCAAGCTGTTAACCGCCTCAAACTCGAAACTGACCTTAGAGGAGCCATTGAACGCCAGCAATTACAAGTTTACTATCAACCGATTATCGAATTACAGACTGGCCAACTGACCGGTTTTGAATCGCTTCTGCGGTGGCATCATCCCGAATTGGGGTTCGTTTCTCCGGCTGAATTTATTCCCATTGCTGAAGAAACGGGGTTAATTTTACCCATAGGCACTTGGGTACTGGAGCAAGCCTGTCAGCAATTGCATCTTTGGAATCTTCAATTCCCCGATTATCCCCCACTAACCATGAATGTCAATCTGTCGGTGAAACAATTCGCCCAACCAGATTTAATTGAACAAATCGATCGCATTCTAGAGGAAACCGAGATTGAGGGGGAATGCCTGAAACTAGAAATCACCGAGAGTGTGATTATGGATAATTCTAAAGTCGCTAATCTCATTTTTCAACAACTCAAAGCCCGTCATATCCGACTTTGTATTGATGATTTTGGCACAGGTTATTCGTCCTTGAGCTATCTGTATCGTTTCCCCGTGCATACCCTAAAAATTGACCGCAGTTTTCTCACCAATTTGGAATCAAAAGCTTCATCGCAATATCGAGAAATTATTAAAGCAGTGATTGATTTAGGCCATAATCTAGGGATGGATATTGTGGCGGAAGGGATTGAAACGATTGAACAGCATAAACTGCTGCAACAATTTAGCTGTGAATATGGTCAAGGTTATTTTTACTCTAAACCCATTCCAGTAGAAGCAGTAACAGAATTATTAGGCTCAAGACTTAATCTAAACCCAGTTCTCGTTTCAGGCGATTAATAGAGGATTGATCGATATAACTGTCGGTTTGAATTAAGCGAGGGGGGCGAATAATATCTTCTCTGGCTGCTTGCAGGGCTGCTTTCACTGCGTCATAACTGGAAACGTCACTGACTATATATTGAACGGTTCTCACCATGGCATTGAGTTTATAGGGGTCATCTCGATGGGCTGTCATGACTAATACATCATCTCCGCGCAAACTATGGATAATCACTTCAACGGCGCGTAAAATACCATGGGAGAGACTGACTACCCCGAAATATGTGCCTTTGGGTAAGCCTTTGACTAACTCGACTTCTGAGGCATAGTCATAAATTTCTACGGGAACCACCCGTGCGGATTTGGGTGCGGCAATTTTTTCAGCATCGCCAAAAAAATAGCGACTGGTGACGACGGTCGCCGATCGCGTATGATTCAAGAGATCGTCTAATTCTTCTAAGGGAACCAACTGGACGGGAATATGCAGGGCTGCTTGTAATTCTTCCATCATCAATTGTCCTACCCCGATATCATTGGTGGGAGCGGTGACCAACACCCTCGCACTACAGCGCAAACGCCAATCAATCTCAGTTAAAAAGAGTTCCCGCGCTTCATGGAGAGAGCAGCCTTGTTGAATGAGCTGATTGAGACTGTTTTGGACAATCGACTGAGCTTGGGGATAGGTTTGTAAAAGTTGAGATTTATACTGAGTCAGGAACCCTTGTCCCTGCTGGCGCACATAAATGCCTGAACCCGCTTGAGCCTCAACTAATCCGGTTTCTTCCAGTTGGCGATAGACCTTGCTAATGGTGTTGCGA encodes:
- a CDS encoding GGDEF domain-containing phosphodiesterase, with product MQQHLQQIQKPTLQTRSFHWQESSITGEVNHGERFFDLSLELLCTIDFQGVLKSLNPAWKTILGYSPEELSDRKFLDFIHPEDQQRTRFGLKQLISGTPSLYVENRCCAPDGSYRWIAWTVVPYPDEELIYAVGQDMTHHKQVEAELHSRLQQQAAVSELSQKALTDRNLDALMKTAVELVRKTLSVDYSAILELLPNQQTLFLRAGVGWQAELVGQATLSARSNCHAGYTLFQEQSVVVEDLRVETRFSGSPLLHNHRVVSGVSTVISGIPGSEGPFGVLSVYAKESRQFTPEDVSFLQTIANVLTSVMTRLQAQEQLNLMERAIASSDNGMIITDATQPDNPVVYINPAFEKITGYSMEEVLGRNCRFLQGNYQDQLALGEIREAIEQARECHVVLQNVRKDGQPFWNELHISPVFNPQGHLTHFIGIQTDISDRKQAEDQLEHNAFYDHLTNLANRARFIEYLEQAIEQTQKDPNYRFAVLFLDLDGFKNINDSLGHLVGDLLLVAIARRLENCLRPSDLLARLGGDEFTIFLDNIHNLQDATKVAQRVLQKLSHPFNLNGNQVFANTSIGITLSTIGYDQPGDILRDADLAMYQAKTAGKGRYAVFNTLLHTQAVNRLKLETDLRGAIERQQLQVYYQPIIELQTGQLTGFESLLRWHHPELGFVSPAEFIPIAEETGLILPIGTWVLEQACQQLHLWNLQFPDYPPLTMNVNLSVKQFAQPDLIEQIDRILEETEIEGECLKLEITESVIMDNSKVANLIFQQLKARHIRLCIDDFGTGYSSLSYLYRFPVHTLKIDRSFLTNLESKASSQYREIIKAVIDLGHNLGMDIVAEGIETIEQHKLLQQFSCEYGQGYFYSKPIPVEAVTELLGSRLNLNPVLVSGD
- a CDS encoding GntR family transcriptional regulator, whose product is MVKFQIQPDSDIPASNQLFNQLRFAIASGQYPPGSQLPSTRALAMQTGLHRNTISKVYRQLEETGLVEAQAGSGIYVRQQGQGFLTQYKSQLLQTYPQAQSIVQNSLNQLIQQGCSLHEARELFLTEIDWRLRCSARVLVTAPTNDIGVGQLMMEELQAALHIPVQLVPLEELDDLLNHTRSATVVTSRYFFGDAEKIAAPKSARVVPVEIYDYASEVELVKGLPKGTYFGVVSLSHGILRAVEVIIHSLRGDDVLVMTAHRDDPYKLNAMVRTVQYIVSDVSSYDAVKAALQAAREDIIRPPRLIQTDSYIDQSSINRLKRELGLD